Proteins encoded by one window of Mycolicibacterium sp. ND9-15:
- a CDS encoding protein adenylyltransferase SelO produces MSAPTAVSFADHYASDLPELAVRWQAEAAPDPRLLVLNEPLAAELGLDAAWLRGPEGLRLLVGTLVPDGATPVAQAYAGHQFGGYVPRLGDGRALLLGELATMSGELRDVHLKGSGATPFARGGDGLAAVGPMLREYIVSEAMHAMGIPTTRSLAVVATGRQVQRETPLPGAVLVRVARSHLRVGTFQYAASTGDIDLLRRVADHAIERHHPAAAAAGNRYVALFESVVAVQAALVAKWMLVGFVHGVMNTDNMTISGETIDYGPCAFMEAYDPDTVFSSIDSWGRYAYGNQPAIAAWNLARLAEALLPLFADGQQQAIALAEGSLAGFAPRFQDALSAGMCAKLGLAETIPDEIAVPLMNDLTAQLHQSHVDFTSFFRHLGQAARGDDEPARGLFLDLAAFDGWLARWHALRPDAAVMDRANPIYIPRNHLVEEALTAATGGDLQPLYGLLEAVTAPYDERPGLQRYAEPAPEDFGKYRTFCGT; encoded by the coding sequence TGCTCAACGAACCGTTGGCGGCCGAACTCGGTCTAGACGCGGCGTGGCTGCGCGGCCCCGAGGGACTCCGGTTGCTGGTCGGCACGCTGGTCCCGGACGGTGCGACGCCGGTCGCGCAGGCGTACGCCGGGCACCAGTTCGGTGGGTACGTGCCGCGGTTGGGCGACGGGCGCGCGCTACTGCTCGGCGAACTCGCCACGATGTCCGGGGAACTCCGCGACGTGCATCTGAAGGGCTCCGGGGCGACGCCGTTCGCCCGCGGCGGTGACGGTTTGGCGGCGGTCGGGCCGATGCTGCGCGAGTACATCGTCAGCGAGGCCATGCACGCGATGGGAATTCCGACCACCCGCTCGCTGGCGGTGGTGGCGACCGGACGCCAGGTGCAGCGCGAGACGCCGCTGCCCGGGGCCGTGCTGGTCCGGGTTGCGCGCAGTCACCTGCGCGTCGGCACCTTTCAGTACGCCGCCAGCACCGGCGACATCGACCTGTTGCGGCGCGTTGCCGACCATGCGATCGAACGGCACCACCCAGCGGCCGCCGCGGCGGGCAATCGCTACGTCGCGCTGTTCGAATCGGTGGTCGCGGTGCAGGCGGCGCTGGTCGCGAAATGGATGCTGGTCGGCTTCGTGCACGGCGTGATGAACACCGACAACATGACGATCTCCGGCGAGACCATCGACTACGGTCCCTGCGCGTTCATGGAGGCTTACGACCCCGACACGGTGTTCAGCTCGATCGACTCGTGGGGTCGCTATGCCTACGGCAACCAGCCGGCGATCGCGGCGTGGAACCTGGCCCGGCTGGCCGAAGCGCTGCTTCCCCTGTTCGCCGACGGCCAACAGCAGGCGATCGCGCTCGCCGAGGGCAGCCTCGCCGGCTTCGCGCCCCGGTTCCAGGACGCGCTGTCGGCCGGCATGTGCGCCAAGCTCGGGCTCGCCGAGACCATCCCCGACGAGATCGCTGTGCCGCTGATGAACGACCTGACCGCGCAACTTCACCAGAGCCACGTCGACTTCACGTCGTTCTTCCGTCACCTTGGGCAGGCCGCTCGCGGAGACGACGAACCCGCTCGCGGGCTGTTCCTGGACCTGGCCGCGTTCGACGGCTGGCTGGCGCGCTGGCACGCGCTGCGGCCCGACGCCGCGGTGATGGACCGCGCCAACCCGATCTACATTCCGCGGAACCATCTCGTCGAGGAGGCGCTCACTGCCGCGACAGGCGGCGACCTCCAGCCGCTGTACGGGTTGTTGGAAGCCGTGACGGCACCCTACGACGAGCGCCCCGGCTTGCAGCGTTACGCCGAGCCCGCGCCGGAGGATTTCGGGAAGTACCGAACCTTCTGTGGCACGTGA